One genomic window of Malaciobacter molluscorum LMG 25693 includes the following:
- a CDS encoding glycosyltransferase, with the protein MKQKTAIICLSRVNGGMELASVKLARLLSEEVETHFIARDNSYIINKKEHFLDYKINVHEVSFKSNLSLSLIKAVREILIKNSIKNIIFLGASEMKSLYFATLGLNINFIIRQGSKKTTSKKDIFHKLFYSQVNYFVGNCEYMKKNIIDILPIPKNAKVTRIYSSLKFDDNINFNVFDGTVKIIHVGRVHPGKGQFEAIKTCEVLYKNNIDFSIKFLGDIQDKEYYSKIENYLETCEYSKNIEFVGYTSEVKKYLQKGDIFLFPSLGEGMSNAIIESLGFRLIPIIYDDTSSPEFKDLGFHIYLTKDNNVNNLKEILLNVSSNIKEEKIKAKENHKKALEIFALKREQKDYLELLV; encoded by the coding sequence ATGAAACAAAAAACTGCAATTATATGTTTATCAAGAGTAAATGGAGGAATGGAATTAGCCTCTGTAAAACTTGCAAGATTACTAAGTGAAGAAGTAGAAACTCACTTTATAGCAAGAGACAATAGCTACATTATAAACAAAAAAGAGCACTTTTTAGATTATAAAATAAATGTCCATGAAGTTAGTTTCAAAAGTAATTTAAGCTTATCATTAATTAAAGCTGTTAGAGAAATACTTATAAAAAATAGTATTAAAAATATTATCTTCTTAGGTGCTTCAGAGATGAAGTCTTTGTACTTTGCAACACTTGGATTAAATATAAATTTCATAATAAGACAAGGTTCAAAAAAAACCACTTCAAAAAAAGATATATTTCATAAACTTTTTTATTCACAAGTTAACTATTTTGTTGGAAATTGTGAATATATGAAAAAAAATATTATAGATATTTTACCAATACCTAAAAATGCGAAAGTAACAAGAATTTACTCATCATTAAAATTTGATGATAATATCAATTTTAATGTATTTGATGGAACAGTTAAAATTATTCATGTGGGTAGAGTTCATCCAGGTAAAGGACAATTTGAAGCAATAAAAACATGCGAAGTTTTATATAAAAACAATATTGATTTTAGTATTAAATTTTTAGGAGATATTCAAGATAAAGAATACTATTCTAAAATAGAAAACTACTTAGAAACTTGTGAATACAGTAAAAATATTGAATTTGTTGGATATACAAGTGAAGTAAAAAAATATTTACAAAAAGGTGATATTTTTCTTTTCCCAAGTTTAGGGGAAGGAATGAGTAATGCAATAATTGAATCTTTAGGATTTAGACTTATTCCAATTATTTATGATGATACATCTTCTCCTGAATTTAAAGATTTAGGATTTCATATATATTTAACAAAAGATAATAATGTAAATAATTTAAAAGAGATTCTTTTAAATGTATCAAGTAATATAAAAGAAGAGAAAATTAAAGCAAAAGAAAATCATAAAAAAGCTTTAGAAATATTTGCTTTAAAAAGAGAACAAAAAGATTACTTAGAGCTTTTAGTTTAA
- a CDS encoding glycosyltransferase family 4 protein, with product MKNRNILEVCLSPDLGGLELYMANCSNQFSNEFNVTCVVAKVSKLKDYITNIEKFELNRKSSFSISNAFKLAKIIDKKDIDIVHLHWTKDIPIIVLAKLFSKRKPKIVQTRHMNMTRFKNDFYHKFLYKNIDTIICVTKSLEEQIRKFIPSNIRPNLELVYLGANEAEILTDEEINSFKNSLDVGNSFMVGLIGRINEFKGQYLLIEAIKELKQKNLDIKAYIVGSAMSEDYLEKLKHKVDLYDLNSVLKFVGFTKEPYKFMQACDVVLMTSRNETFGLVTIEAMKNQTAVIASNSGGVLEIIEDEKSGLLFENQNANDLAKKIEKLYNNEKLKDELAKAGKTKADRDFDNKKQFEKLIKVFKTIGE from the coding sequence ATGAAAAATAGAAATATATTAGAAGTTTGTTTATCTCCTGATTTAGGAGGTCTTGAACTTTATATGGCTAATTGTTCAAATCAATTTTCAAATGAGTTTAATGTAACTTGTGTTGTTGCAAAAGTTTCAAAATTAAAAGATTATATTACTAATATTGAAAAGTTTGAATTAAATAGAAAGAGTAGTTTTTCAATTTCTAATGCATTTAAATTAGCAAAAATAATTGATAAAAAAGATATTGATATTGTTCATTTACATTGGACAAAAGATATTCCAATAATTGTATTAGCAAAACTATTTTCAAAAAGAAAACCTAAAATTGTACAGACTAGACATATGAATATGACTAGATTTAAAAATGATTTTTATCATAAGTTTTTATATAAAAATATTGATACTATTATTTGTGTTACAAAGTCTTTAGAAGAACAAATAAGAAAATTTATTCCTAGTAATATTAGACCTAATTTAGAATTAGTTTACTTAGGTGCAAATGAAGCTGAAATTTTAACTGATGAAGAGATAAATAGTTTCAAAAATAGTTTAGATGTTGGAAACTCTTTTATGGTTGGATTAATTGGTAGAATAAATGAATTTAAAGGTCAATATCTTTTGATTGAGGCAATAAAAGAGCTAAAACAAAAGAATTTAGATATTAAAGCTTATATTGTTGGTTCTGCTATGAGTGAAGATTATTTAGAAAAATTAAAGCATAAAGTTGATTTATATGATTTAAATAGTGTTTTAAAATTTGTTGGTTTTACGAAAGAACCCTATAAATTTATGCAAGCATGTGATGTAGTTCTAATGACTTCAAGAAATGAAACTTTTGGTTTGGTTACAATAGAAGCGATGAAAAATCAAACGGCTGTAATTGCTTCAAATAGTGGTGGTGTTTTAGAGATAATTGAAGATGAAAAGAGTGGTTTACTTTTTGAAAATCAAAATGCAAATGATTTAGCAAAAAAAATTGAGAAATTGTATAACAATGAAAAACTAAAAGATGAATTAGCAAAAGCTGGAAAAACTAAAGCAGATAGAGATTTTGATAACAAAAAACAATTTGAAAAGTTAATAAAAGTATTTAAAACAATAGGAGAATAA
- a CDS encoding YrbL family protein: MIFLDESLYINKGTNRVCYVHPNDKTKCLKIDLKDSKETKRELKYYKQLIKKNIPFDSLSKYYGEVQTNLGKAEVFELIRDNDETISMEVDKYLKNSNNIEEIENLLKLVPSLKKYIFKNKIFVKDLNTVNIMYQQNGEKSRLVIIDGLSHSNYNPFFYICDYFINKKINKSWNGFINSLKKREIIKENSFLSNYLI; encoded by the coding sequence ATGATTTTTTTGGATGAGAGTTTATATATAAATAAAGGGACAAATAGAGTTTGTTATGTGCATCCAAATGATAAAACTAAATGTTTAAAAATAGATCTGAAAGATAGTAAAGAGACAAAAAGAGAATTGAAATATTATAAACAACTTATTAAAAAAAATATTCCTTTTGATTCTCTTTCAAAGTATTATGGTGAAGTTCAAACGAATTTAGGAAAAGCAGAAGTTTTTGAATTAATTAGAGATAATGATGAAACTATATCTATGGAAGTAGATAAATATTTAAAGAATAGTAATAATATTGAGGAAATTGAAAACTTATTAAAATTAGTTCCATCGTTGAAAAAATACATTTTTAAAAATAAAATATTTGTAAAAGATTTGAACACAGTAAATATTATGTATCAGCAAAATGGTGAAAAAAGTAGACTAGTAATAATTGACGGATTATCTCATAGTAATTATAATCCATTTTTTTATATATGTGATTATTTTATAAATAAAAAAATTAATAAAAGTTGGAATGGTTTTATTAATTCTTTAAAAAAAAGAGAAATAATAAAAGAAAATAGTTTTTTATCGAACTATCTTATTTAG
- a CDS encoding glycosyltransferase family 9 protein: MTLKQKIKNYLFKKIAQKKYDENIINIKINRILLIRDGGIGDAILSYPLIRELHKFYPDAKIDIYASLNNHFMYKYIPEVNNVYLKYKKRNWLKSWIEILKMKNNHYDLAIDDTVIRFHRTLYTMIINPKIILASSASSKRYGFDRSALSIYYKTYNVENEIPHIVDDRLRVLKLLNFTKYNNKMYFPLPKEKNIEIQNYIKKYKDYKLVGLNTDASHKDRTLNTKQIIDLCNLLKNEKIKIIPFCVPSKFEYFEKLIDENALTNVAIPFKTKSIYDAAEVLNELDLLITPDTSFVHIASGLNIPTIGLFWNDPIKYILCAPKAQNSIALTPKGTESNLQNINLNEIQENAFKILNIKK, from the coding sequence ATGACTTTAAAACAAAAAATAAAAAACTATTTATTTAAGAAAATTGCACAAAAAAAGTATGATGAAAATATAATCAATATAAAAATTAATAGAATACTATTAATTAGAGATGGTGGAATTGGAGATGCAATATTAAGTTATCCTTTAATAAGAGAATTGCATAAATTTTATCCAGATGCTAAAATTGATATATATGCAAGTCTAAATAATCATTTTATGTATAAATATATTCCAGAAGTAAACAATGTATATTTAAAATATAAAAAGAGAAATTGGTTGAAATCATGGATAGAAATATTAAAAATGAAAAACAATCATTATGATTTAGCAATAGATGATACAGTAATAAGATTTCACAGAACTTTATATACAATGATTATCAATCCCAAAATAATTTTAGCATCAAGTGCTTCTTCAAAAAGATACGGATTTGATAGAAGTGCCCTTAGCATTTATTATAAAACATATAATGTAGAAAATGAAATTCCTCATATTGTTGATGATAGATTAAGAGTTTTAAAACTTTTAAATTTTACAAAATATAATAACAAAATGTATTTCCCTCTACCTAAAGAAAAAAATATAGAAATTCAAAACTATATAAAAAAATATAAAGATTATAAATTAGTAGGATTAAATACAGATGCTTCTCATAAAGATAGAACATTAAATACTAAACAAATTATTGATTTATGTAATCTACTAAAAAATGAAAAGATAAAAATTATACCTTTTTGTGTTCCAAGTAAATTTGAATATTTTGAAAAATTAATTGATGAAAATGCATTAACAAATGTAGCAATACCATTTAAAACAAAAAGCATATATGACGCAGCTGAAGTTTTAAATGAACTTGATTTATTAATTACTCCAGATACAAGTTTTGTACATATTGCATCAGGATTAAATATTCCAACTATTGGACTTTTTTGGAATGATCCTATTAAATATATTTTATGTGCTCCAAAAGCGCAGAACTCAATTGCTTTAACACCAAAAGGTACTGAATCAAATTTACAAAATATCAACTTAAATGAAATTCAAGAAAATGCATTTAAAATATTAAATATTAAAAAGTAA
- a CDS encoding glycosyltransferase, producing MKIAYISRSIIPSRTANSIHVMKMCNAFASLGHEVILLAPWTKKLEEKNVSDIFEYYGVEKNFELKKVFSPNIKYLKKRIYSYRCLNIVKKINPDIVYGRDDMFAFYLTQKSGYFTLFEKHEPYNEKGVNNFFFDKFMKNNVNNLKLVVNSNELRKMYNNSCNISLNSILAANNATNKIPNENISTNINIDNTKIQIGYVGSLFKGRGIDIIIQLAQKIPNAIFHIIGGKQKDIDYWKDKNKLSNIIFHGFVEPKETYKYRNMCDILLAPYQSDEEGNRSSKYMSPIKLYEYMSSKKAIVCSNFKVVYEALNDECALLVDSSDITAWENAVNELISNKEKREKLALNAYEKFIKYHTWKARAKKIIDSIDQSKSNNI from the coding sequence ATGAAAATAGCATATATATCAAGATCAATTATTCCATCAAGAACAGCAAATAGTATTCATGTAATGAAAATGTGTAATGCATTTGCCTCTTTAGGTCATGAAGTTATACTTTTGGCCCCATGGACTAAAAAGCTAGAAGAGAAAAATGTAAGTGATATTTTTGAATATTATGGTGTTGAAAAGAATTTTGAATTAAAAAAAGTTTTTTCACCAAATATTAAATATTTAAAGAAAAGAATTTATTCTTATAGATGTTTAAATATTGTAAAAAAAATAAATCCAGATATTGTGTATGGAAGAGATGATATGTTTGCATTTTATTTAACACAAAAAAGTGGTTATTTTACATTATTTGAAAAACATGAACCTTATAATGAAAAAGGTGTAAATAATTTTTTCTTTGATAAATTTATGAAGAATAATGTTAATAATTTAAAACTTGTAGTAAATTCTAATGAATTAAGAAAAATGTATAATAATAGCTGTAATATATCTTTAAATTCAATTTTGGCAGCTAATAATGCAACAAATAAAATACCAAATGAAAATATATCAACTAATATAAATATTGATAATACAAAAATACAAATTGGTTATGTTGGAAGTCTTTTTAAGGGTAGAGGTATTGATATAATAATTCAATTAGCACAAAAAATACCAAATGCTATATTTCATATAATTGGTGGCAAGCAAAAAGATATTGATTACTGGAAAGATAAAAATAAATTGTCTAATATTATATTTCATGGTTTTGTAGAACCAAAAGAAACATATAAATATAGAAATATGTGCGATATATTATTAGCTCCATATCAAAGTGATGAAGAGGGAAATCGTTCTAGTAAATATATGTCTCCTATTAAACTTTATGAATATATGTCTTCAAAAAAAGCAATTGTTTGTTCTAATTTTAAAGTTGTATATGAAGCTCTAAATGATGAGTGTGCATTACTTGTGGATTCATCTGATATAACTGCCTGGGAAAATGCAGTAAATGAATTAATCTCTAATAAAGAAAAAAGAGAAAAACTAGCTTTAAATGCCTATGAAAAGTTTATTAAATATCATACATGGAAAGCAAGAGCTAAAAAGATTATAGATTCAATAGATCAAAGTAAATCAAATAATATTTAG
- the rfbF gene encoding glucose-1-phosphate cytidylyltransferase: MKVLLLAGGFGTRLSEETDIRPKPMVEIGGKPILWHIMKIYSSYGFHEFVILLGYKGYYIKEYFANYFLHQSDVTLNIKTGKMEVLNNSSEPWKITLLDTGIDSMTGGRIKKAQDFIGNEPFMLTYGDGVSDVNIQDLVNFHKKHGKAMTMTSAQPDARFGALDISSNNQVIEFKEKPKGEGGWINAGFFVCEPKVFDYITDGDSTIFEQEPLKNLAKDGEIFTYKHDGFWKPMDTLRDKQQLQKLWESKKAPWKIW, encoded by the coding sequence ATGAAAGTTTTATTACTTGCAGGTGGATTTGGAACAAGATTAAGTGAAGAAACAGATATAAGACCTAAGCCTATGGTTGAGATAGGTGGAAAGCCTATTTTATGGCATATTATGAAAATTTATTCGTCATATGGTTTTCATGAATTTGTTATTTTACTAGGATATAAAGGTTATTATATAAAAGAATATTTTGCAAATTATTTTTTACATCAAAGTGATGTTACATTGAACATAAAAACAGGTAAAATGGAAGTATTAAATAATTCAAGTGAACCATGGAAAATAACTTTACTTGATACAGGAATTGATAGTATGACAGGAGGTAGAATAAAAAAAGCTCAAGATTTTATTGGTAACGAACCTTTTATGCTTACTTATGGTGATGGTGTTAGTGATGTAAATATACAAGATTTAGTGAATTTTCATAAAAAACATGGAAAAGCAATGACGATGACATCTGCGCAACCAGATGCGAGATTTGGAGCTTTAGATATCTCTTCTAATAATCAAGTAATTGAATTTAAAGAGAAGCCTAAAGGTGAAGGTGGATGGATAAATGCAGGTTTTTTTGTTTGCGAACCAAAAGTATTTGATTATATCACAGATGGAGATAGTACAATTTTTGAGCAAGAGCCATTGAAAAATTTGGCAAAAGATGGTGAAATTTTCACGTATAAACACGATGGTTTTTGGAAACCTATGGATACATTAAGAGATAAGCAACAATTACAGAAATTATGGGAAAGTAAAAAAGCACCTTGGAAAATTTGGTAA
- a CDS encoding glycosyltransferase family 2 protein — MKITANIITLNEEKNIEEVIKSVQEVCNEVLVIDSLSSDKTCEIAEKLGAKVIKQEYLGDGPQKAFGAPFAKNDWILSIDADERLDLNAIEEIKKLDLDNTSYDAFSFARKTYVGKNFIKLWYPDRVARLYNRRKCAYSTAKGHARVQTENVCDLEADMLHYSYEDYAHMIRTTEKFIKRGAILAYEDGKRANIFDPFIHGIGALFKTLILKKGIFHGINGLNVAVISAFSSYMKYALMLEMQKNEK; from the coding sequence TTGAAAATTACAGCAAATATAATAACACTAAATGAAGAAAAAAATATAGAAGAAGTTATAAAATCAGTACAAGAAGTATGTAATGAAGTATTGGTTATTGATTCATTAAGTAGTGATAAAACATGTGAAATTGCAGAAAAATTAGGTGCAAAAGTTATAAAACAAGAGTATTTAGGTGATGGACCTCAAAAAGCTTTTGGTGCACCATTTGCAAAAAATGATTGGATATTAAGCATTGATGCAGATGAGAGATTAGATTTAAATGCAATTGAAGAGATTAAAAAACTTGATTTAGACAATACCTCTTATGATGCATTCTCTTTTGCAAGAAAAACATATGTAGGTAAAAATTTTATAAAATTGTGGTATCCAGATAGAGTGGCAAGATTATATAATAGAAGAAAATGTGCTTATTCAACTGCAAAAGGACACGCAAGAGTTCAAACAGAAAATGTTTGTGATTTAGAAGCAGATATGTTACATTACTCTTATGAAGATTATGCTCATATGATAAGAACTACTGAAAAGTTTATCAAAAGAGGTGCAATTTTAGCCTATGAAGATGGAAAACGCGCAAATATTTTTGATCCATTTATCCATGGAATAGGAGCTTTATTTAAAACATTGATTTTAAAAAAAGGTATATTTCACGGTATTAATGGGTTGAATGTTGCAGTAATATCTGCATTTAGTTCTTATATGAAATATGCATTGATGCTAGAGATGCAAAAGAATGAAAAATAG
- a CDS encoding O-antigen ligase family protein: MFRFLRAPSDEIQNKINLWLNHLLVIYSFLIPINNNAKSSLFFTMLVLFLYRRDYWFYLKEALSNKIVQAFLIFYLINAFGMLYTENIAYGKSHMDKIKYLLLPLMFLSFLDIRYVWRIVAAFVFGMFTAEIFSYLIHFGVLPYEFDIGKYEIWKTFPYSPAPFMNHGAHNVGLALVIAILLYNLLNKKHVSTAVKIFSLIFMTTATINMSFIASRVGYVLYIFIILVVIMLTFRKKIVKVLASTIIILSIISTLTYNYSNTVNYRVNQTINSIEKIINDDNYKTSVGLRIGFTKYSLDVIKENLLFGVGTGDHMDKVRAIVPEKHKYIDSISKPHNVYTQILLQIGLVGMIGFIYLIYSILSYKNTTKDKKDIMIIFTLAVLVFMLPGMLYDTFSLPLFVVFISAMIANKEYNIKYNKMNGNLLLKYIIFVILFLIIGITR, encoded by the coding sequence ATGTTTAGATTTTTAAGAGCACCTTCTGATGAGATACAAAATAAAATTAACCTTTGGTTAAATCATTTATTAGTAATTTATAGTTTTTTAATACCAATTAACAATAATGCAAAAAGTTCTTTATTTTTTACAATGCTTGTTTTATTTTTGTATAGAAGAGATTATTGGTTTTATTTAAAAGAGGCACTATCTAATAAAATAGTTCAAGCTTTTTTGATCTTTTATTTAATAAATGCTTTTGGAATGTTATATACTGAGAATATTGCATATGGTAAATCACACATGGATAAAATTAAATATTTACTTTTACCTTTAATGTTTTTATCTTTTCTTGATATTAGGTATGTTTGGAGAATTGTAGCTGCATTTGTTTTTGGTATGTTTACAGCAGAAATTTTTTCATATTTGATACATTTTGGTGTATTGCCTTATGAATTTGATATTGGAAAATATGAAATTTGGAAAACTTTTCCTTATAGTCCTGCTCCTTTTATGAATCATGGAGCTCATAATGTTGGATTAGCATTAGTTATTGCAATATTACTTTATAATTTATTAAATAAAAAGCATGTTTCAACTGCAGTTAAAATATTTAGTTTAATTTTTATGACAACAGCAACTATAAATATGTCTTTTATTGCAAGTAGAGTAGGCTATGTTTTATATATATTTATAATTTTAGTTGTAATAATGTTAACTTTTAGAAAAAAGATAGTTAAAGTATTGGCTTCAACAATTATAATTTTAAGTATTATTTCTACTCTAACTTATAATTATTCTAATACTGTAAATTATAGAGTTAATCAAACAATTAATAGTATAGAAAAAATTATAAATGATGATAATTACAAAACTTCAGTTGGATTAAGAATAGGTTTTACAAAATATAGTTTAGATGTTATAAAAGAAAATTTATTATTTGGTGTTGGTACAGGTGATCACATGGATAAAGTACGTGCAATTGTACCAGAAAAGCATAAATATATTGATTCAATTTCAAAACCACATAATGTATATACTCAGATTTTATTACAAATTGGTTTAGTTGGAATGATTGGATTTATTTATTTAATATATTCAATTTTATCTTATAAAAATACGACAAAAGATAAGAAAGATATTATGATTATATTTACTTTAGCAGTGTTAGTCTTTATGCTACCTGGTATGTTGTATGATACATTTTCTCTACCTTTGTTTGTCGTTTTTATAAGTGCAATGATTGCCAATAAAGAGTACAATATTAAATATAATAAAATGAATGGAAATTTACTTCTTAAATATATTATATTTGTGATTTTATTTTTAATTATAGGAATTACAAGATAG
- a CDS encoding YrbL family protein — translation MLILKEEDFIGKGSERACYLHPEDKNKAVKVTYKNNKREKNKQSQKEVDYYNELIKRGMNDWQHLPKFYGEIQTNHGEGFIIEVVRDYDGEVSKTFAHYIKENGVDFYKKELEEYKDYFLRNKIIFNYGMMPKNILLRKRSEDKFELVLIDGLGDVSHFTLPNKIPYFARRRIKRRWDKFVNKYIKK, via the coding sequence GTGCTTATTTTAAAAGAAGAAGACTTTATAGGAAAAGGTAGTGAGAGAGCTTGCTATTTACATCCAGAAGATAAAAATAAAGCAGTAAAAGTAACTTATAAAAATAATAAAAGAGAGAAAAATAAACAATCACAAAAAGAGGTTGATTATTACAATGAGTTAATAAAAAGAGGAATGAATGATTGGCAACATCTTCCTAAATTTTATGGAGAAATACAGACTAATCATGGTGAAGGTTTTATAATTGAAGTTGTTAGAGATTATGATGGAGAAGTTTCTAAAACCTTTGCTCATTATATAAAAGAGAATGGAGTAGACTTTTATAAAAAAGAGCTAGAAGAGTATAAAGATTATTTTTTAAGAAATAAAATTATTTTTAATTATGGAATGATGCCTAAAAATATTCTTTTAAGAAAAAGAAGTGAAGATAAATTTGAATTAGTTCTAATTGATGGATTAGGTGATGTTTCTCATTTTACATTACCAAATAAAATCCCATATTTTGCTAGAAGAAGAATAAAAAGAAGATGGGATAAGTTTGTGAATAAATATATTAAAAAGTAG
- the rfbG gene encoding CDP-glucose 4,6-dehydratase, with translation MEKLFNSIYKNRTVLVTGHTGFKGSWLCYWLKKMGANVIGYSLEVPTNPNHFELLDLDIVSIIGDICDIDKLNKTFTKYKPDIVFHLAAQALVRLSYEMPIETYETNVIGTLKVFEACRNHDVKAIVNITSDKAYENKEWIWGYRENDPMGGYDPYSSSKACADILTSSYRNSYFNINDYKTKHNTLLATCRAGNVIGGGDWAKDRLITDIMISVSKGNKVSIRNPYATRPWQHVLEPLSGYLMIGQKLLEEYKEFADAWNFGPSDEGSISVKEVVENVKKYWTKIDYEINKDTNNLHEANLLKLDCSKAHISLKWNDVWNSEKTFEKTVLWYKSFYENDYLLTDDDLLSYVADAKKKNLVWSK, from the coding sequence ATGGAAAAGTTATTTAATTCAATCTATAAAAATAGAACAGTTTTAGTTACAGGACATACTGGTTTTAAAGGTTCTTGGTTATGTTATTGGTTGAAAAAAATGGGAGCCAATGTTATTGGATATTCATTAGAAGTACCAACAAATCCTAATCATTTTGAACTTCTTGATTTGGATATTGTATCTATAATTGGCGATATTTGCGATATAGATAAATTAAATAAAACTTTTACTAAATATAAACCCGATATAGTTTTTCATTTGGCAGCACAAGCTCTAGTAAGATTATCATATGAAATGCCAATTGAAACATATGAAACAAATGTAATAGGTACATTGAAAGTTTTCGAAGCTTGTAGAAATCATGATGTTAAAGCAATAGTTAATATAACTAGTGATAAAGCTTATGAAAATAAAGAATGGATTTGGGGATATAGAGAAAATGATCCAATGGGTGGCTATGACCCATATAGTTCTTCAAAAGCTTGTGCTGATATTCTTACTAGTTCATATAGAAATTCATATTTCAATATTAATGATTATAAAACAAAGCATAATACATTATTAGCAACTTGTCGTGCAGGTAATGTAATTGGTGGTGGAGATTGGGCAAAAGATAGATTAATTACTGACATAATGATTTCAGTTAGCAAAGGTAATAAAGTATCTATTAGAAATCCATATGCAACAAGACCTTGGCAACATGTATTAGAACCCTTAAGTGGTTATTTAATGATTGGGCAAAAACTATTAGAAGAATATAAAGAATTTGCAGATGCTTGGAATTTTGGACCAAGTGATGAAGGTAGTATAAGTGTTAAAGAAGTTGTCGAAAATGTAAAAAAATATTGGACTAAAATCGATTATGAAATAAATAAAGATACTAATAATTTACATGAGGCAAATCTTTTAAAACTTGATTGTTCAAAAGCTCATATATCTTTGAAGTGGAATGATGTATGGAATAGTGAAAAAACTTTTGAAAAAACAGTTCTTTGGTATAAATCTTTTTATGAAAATGATTATTTATTAACGGATGATGATTTACTTTCTTATGTAGCTGATGCGAAGAAAAAAAATTTAGTATGGAGTAAATAA
- the rfbC gene encoding dTDP-4-dehydrorhamnose 3,5-epimerase: MNIINTSIDGLKIFEPKIFEDERGTFIKTFNDEFFQKNGLNISIKETYCSISHKDVIRGMHFQTPPHEHLKVVYVSFGKILDVVLDIRKNSPTYGESFSIELSNINRKVLIIPEGLAHGFKSLVDNTNVICMQTSCYSPENDSGIRYDSFNFNWDCEKPIISKKDQQLSLFGDFKTPFVGEYN, encoded by the coding sequence ATGAATATTATTAATACAAGTATAGATGGTTTAAAAATTTTTGAACCTAAAATTTTTGAGGATGAACGAGGAACGTTTATAAAAACTTTTAATGATGAATTTTTTCAGAAAAATGGATTAAACATTTCTATTAAAGAAACTTATTGCTCAATTTCTCATAAAGATGTTATTCGTGGTATGCATTTTCAAACACCACCACATGAACATTTAAAAGTAGTTTATGTTTCATTTGGAAAAATATTGGATGTTGTATTAGATATTAGAAAAAATTCTCCTACTTATGGAGAATCCTTTTCAATAGAACTTTCTAATATTAATAGAAAAGTTTTAATTATCCCAGAAGGTTTAGCTCATGGATTTAAATCTTTAGTTGATAATACAAATGTAATATGTATGCAAACAAGTTGTTATTCTCCTGAAAATGATTCTGGAATAAGATATGATTCTTTTAATTTTAATTGGGATTGTGAAAAACCAATAATTTCAAAAAAAGATCAACAACTTTCTTTATTTGGTGATTTTAAGACTCCTTTTGTAGGAGAATATAATTGA